The following are encoded together in the Methylomonas methanica MC09 genome:
- a CDS encoding DUF2341 domain-containing protein: MKRIVLLAWALALLPGLAQAWWNNDWGYRKKISIDAQQLQQQGVKPVAEGLAVIRLHTGNFAYFMDLAEQGKDLRFIAADDKTPLKFYIEKIDPINEMAIIWVKLPNDIANAAEPSVWMYYGNATAVEASEAGGIFDVAQVVDYHFNADAVVDATAYANQPATANNTRIEGGAIGDAAAFDGSQSITIAASPAIQMADNFGWTVSAWVKIDQAQSEGVVFERDGLMLSVRGQTPVLNVNRKELASPTDMNLAAWHLLAVTGSQEGFSFYVDGKQIGVLAPSVPGFQGDISIGAAVDGSRGLIGAIDEFGIAKAARDQNTLAFNTLMQGQTSALLTYGEDSTPDSEGGGESRIMAILSDVTVDGWVIIGLLAVMFVVSWIVMLVKALIINKNIAENRKFEDAFQKLNAAEIAELNREMTEDDEDLEASPLLAMTGSHGQFAGSSLYQLYHVGVEEVNRRLAKAVGADAAEASISDKAINTIRAAMESILVREVQKLNNQMVLLTIAISGGPFLGLLGTVLGVMITFGDIAASGEVNVNAIAPGIAAALATTVAGLLVAIPALFGYSYLASRIKLVTADMYIFVDEFSAKLSERYAD, translated from the coding sequence ATGAAGCGAATTGTTTTATTGGCGTGGGCTTTGGCTTTGTTGCCCGGTTTGGCGCAAGCTTGGTGGAACAACGACTGGGGGTATAGAAAGAAAATTTCTATCGATGCCCAGCAGTTGCAGCAGCAAGGTGTCAAACCGGTCGCTGAAGGCTTGGCCGTTATTCGCCTGCACACCGGCAATTTCGCCTACTTCATGGATCTGGCGGAACAGGGCAAGGATTTGCGTTTTATCGCCGCCGACGACAAAACGCCGCTGAAGTTTTATATCGAGAAAATCGATCCTATTAACGAAATGGCGATTATTTGGGTGAAGCTACCCAACGACATCGCCAATGCTGCCGAGCCGTCGGTATGGATGTACTACGGTAACGCCACAGCGGTGGAAGCTAGTGAGGCCGGTGGTATCTTTGATGTGGCCCAAGTTGTTGACTATCACTTCAATGCGGATGCCGTGGTCGACGCCACTGCTTATGCCAATCAACCGGCAACCGCCAACAATACCCGTATAGAAGGCGGCGCCATTGGCGATGCCGCGGCGTTTGACGGCAGCCAATCGATAACCATTGCCGCGTCGCCGGCGATTCAGATGGCGGACAACTTCGGCTGGACGGTATCTGCCTGGGTGAAAATCGACCAAGCGCAATCCGAAGGTGTAGTGTTTGAACGCGACGGGCTGATGTTATCCGTTAGAGGTCAAACGCCGGTGTTAAATGTCAACCGGAAGGAATTGGCCAGCCCCACCGATATGAATTTAGCGGCTTGGCACTTGTTGGCGGTTACCGGCAGTCAGGAAGGGTTTAGCTTTTATGTTGACGGCAAGCAGATAGGCGTGCTGGCGCCCAGCGTGCCCGGCTTTCAAGGCGATATCAGTATCGGTGCCGCGGTTGACGGCAGCCGCGGCTTGATCGGTGCGATTGACGAATTCGGGATCGCCAAGGCCGCCCGCGATCAAAATACCTTAGCGTTCAATACCTTGATGCAGGGCCAGACTTCCGCGCTGTTAACTTATGGCGAAGACAGTACGCCGGACAGCGAAGGGGGCGGCGAATCGCGCATCATGGCGATTTTGAGCGATGTTACCGTGGACGGTTGGGTGATTATCGGCTTATTGGCGGTGATGTTCGTGGTGAGCTGGATCGTCATGTTGGTCAAGGCCCTGATCATCAATAAAAATATTGCCGAGAACCGTAAATTCGAAGATGCCTTCCAAAAACTGAATGCGGCTGAAATCGCCGAACTCAATCGGGAAATGACTGAGGATGACGAGGATTTGGAAGCCTCGCCATTGTTGGCCATGACCGGTAGTCACGGTCAGTTTGCCGGCTCATCGTTGTATCAGCTCTACCATGTCGGTGTAGAGGAGGTGAATCGGCGCTTGGCCAAAGCGGTGGGCGCAGACGCGGCGGAGGCCAGCATTTCCGACAAAGCCATCAACACCATTCGGGCGGCCATGGAGTCGATATTGGTGCGCGAAGTGCAAAAATTGAATAACCAAATGGTGCTGTTGACCATTGCGATTTCCGGCGGCCCGTTCCTGGGGCTGTTGGGGACGGTGTTGGGGGTCATGATTACCTTTGGCGATATTGCCGCCAGCGGCGAGGTGAACGTCAATGCCATCGCGCCGGGTATCGCCGCAGCCTTGGCTACCACGGTAGCGGGTTTGTTGGTGGCGATTCCTGCTTTGTTCGGCTATAGCTATCTGGCCAGTCGTATCAAGTTGGTGACCGCCGATATGTACATTTTCGTCGACGAGTTCAGTGCCAAATTGTCGGAACGTTACGCCGATTAA
- a CDS encoding ExbD/TolR family protein: protein MRYQEELDSYDEINVTSMLDLAYVLLIVFIIMTTAAVQGIQINLPKASNQPSLAKPKTKAITVTAEGTIFLDTFPVTMEQLESTLLQYKAADPSLPVVVKGDATVMYQSVIEVLALLGKLEITQVGLVTQNLVK from the coding sequence ATGCGCTATCAAGAAGAATTAGACAGTTACGACGAAATCAACGTCACGTCCATGCTGGATTTGGCCTATGTGCTGCTGATTGTGTTCATCATCATGACCACGGCGGCCGTGCAAGGGATTCAGATCAATCTGCCCAAGGCCAGCAATCAACCAAGCTTGGCCAAGCCTAAAACCAAAGCGATTACCGTTACCGCGGAAGGGACTATTTTTCTGGATACCTTTCCGGTCACCATGGAACAGCTGGAATCCACATTGCTGCAGTACAAAGCCGCCGACCCGTCACTGCCGGTGGTGGTTAAAGGCGATGCCACCGTGATGTATCAAAGCGTCATTGAAGTGTTGGCCTTGCTGGGTAAGCTGGAAATCACCCAGGTGGGTCTGGTGACGCAGAATCTGGTCAAGTAG
- a CDS encoding TonB C-terminal domain-containing protein: protein MSEHGKKHFRVYLPKIIGGVIALIVLFFFVKMVMHFLDNQQERPQRKIQPVTLVAPPPPPPPPPKVEPPPPEPEMEKIKEPEPEPEPEPEPEEAPARDLGLDAEGTAGSDGFGLAARKGGTGLFGGGNPFNWYGGLIKNEMLNLLSGQDELRRKGFTAVIKVWLKADGGIERFELSRGSNDPDIDQIITRTLNKLTRISEPPPPGMEQPVKLKITSRV from the coding sequence ATGTCTGAGCACGGTAAGAAACATTTTCGGGTCTATCTGCCCAAAATCATCGGTGGCGTGATTGCGCTGATCGTGCTGTTTTTTTTCGTGAAGATGGTCATGCATTTTCTCGACAACCAACAGGAGCGGCCGCAACGCAAAATTCAGCCGGTGACCTTGGTTGCACCGCCCCCGCCCCCTCCGCCGCCACCTAAGGTCGAACCGCCGCCACCCGAGCCGGAAATGGAAAAAATCAAGGAGCCGGAACCCGAGCCAGAACCGGAGCCGGAACCCGAGGAAGCACCGGCCAGGGATTTGGGGTTGGATGCGGAAGGTACCGCGGGTTCGGATGGATTCGGACTGGCGGCTCGCAAGGGCGGCACCGGTTTGTTTGGAGGGGGTAATCCCTTCAATTGGTACGGCGGTCTAATTAAGAATGAAATGCTCAATTTGCTATCTGGTCAGGATGAATTGCGCCGAAAGGGGTTTACGGCCGTTATCAAAGTCTGGCTGAAGGCGGATGGTGGAATAGAGCGGTTTGAATTGAGCCGCGGTAGTAACGATCCGGATATCGATCAGATTATTACCCGAACGTTGAACAAATTAACACGAATATCGGAGCCGCCGCCGCCCGGAATGGAGCAGCCGGTTAAATTAAAAATTACATCACGCGTATAA
- a CDS encoding putative porin: MTHNKRLLALALSGLVGIAQAGEKEELLKLRNTTTNLIKQLVKQGVITESAAEQMIKQAEADAETQVAVSKAAEASEMTVPADEVRVAYVPDFVKDEIRQQVRAELKEEVVGDVMAKAKNEQWGLPNALPEWTRRFKLSGDMRLRSQHEMMPSSNIENGLAQPFYFDAQAINDAGGQTAAGLNQFRNTTEGRQRFRERLRLAIDADIADGLKAGVRLATGNQRDPVSTNQTLGNTGTRYEFAIDRAYLQYDAFDEDKFKWLTLSGGRIKNPWYTGGGEFSGGSELVWDTDLSFEGFAATVRHRLAGSDGLFAKTDQRDSLFATVGAFPLQESSLSSDKWLFGGQTGMELGFDNQDNLKMAVAYYDYVNVEAKQNTPGRRTCDLNTPAITASRPEFMQGGNTLATICQEGTNGTSNGLDQMIGLASDYNIVNANISYEMANFAPHQLRLSADYAKNIGFDKEAVSRLLNGNVVEPKTNAWQFRADYGWRIVERPGHWNVFAAYKYVERDAVLDAFTDSDFHLGGTNVKGWFVGGNYGLMKNVWLTGRWLTADIITGPPFGIDVLQIDINTRF, translated from the coding sequence ATGACCCACAATAAACGGCTATTGGCCCTGGCATTGTCCGGGCTGGTTGGCATCGCACAGGCCGGCGAAAAGGAAGAACTGCTAAAGCTGCGCAACACCACGACCAACTTGATCAAGCAATTGGTTAAGCAGGGCGTTATCACCGAGAGTGCGGCCGAGCAGATGATCAAACAGGCGGAAGCGGATGCGGAAACGCAGGTCGCTGTCAGCAAGGCAGCGGAGGCTTCAGAAATGACGGTGCCGGCCGATGAAGTGCGAGTGGCTTATGTGCCGGATTTCGTCAAGGATGAAATTCGCCAACAGGTTAGAGCAGAGCTTAAGGAAGAGGTGGTTGGCGATGTAATGGCCAAGGCCAAGAACGAACAATGGGGTTTGCCGAATGCGTTACCGGAGTGGACCCGGCGGTTCAAGTTGTCTGGGGATATGCGGTTGCGATCTCAGCATGAAATGATGCCTTCGAGCAATATCGAAAACGGACTGGCTCAACCGTTTTATTTCGATGCGCAAGCTATCAATGATGCCGGTGGACAGACCGCGGCGGGTTTAAATCAATTTCGTAATACCACGGAAGGCAGACAACGCTTCAGGGAACGATTGCGCCTCGCCATCGATGCGGACATTGCGGATGGCTTGAAGGCCGGCGTGCGGTTGGCTACCGGCAATCAACGCGATCCCGTTTCAACCAATCAAACATTAGGCAATACCGGGACGCGCTACGAGTTTGCGATCGATAGAGCCTATTTACAGTACGATGCGTTCGACGAGGATAAATTCAAATGGTTGACCTTGAGCGGTGGCCGCATCAAAAATCCCTGGTATACCGGTGGCGGCGAGTTTAGCGGTGGTAGCGAGTTAGTCTGGGATACGGATTTGTCGTTTGAAGGATTTGCCGCTACGGTAAGGCATCGTTTGGCGGGATCGGACGGATTGTTCGCAAAAACGGATCAACGGGATTCTTTGTTTGCAACGGTAGGTGCTTTTCCGTTGCAAGAATCGTCTTTAAGTAGCGATAAATGGCTGTTTGGCGGTCAGACCGGCATGGAATTGGGCTTCGATAATCAGGACAATCTGAAGATGGCCGTGGCTTACTATGATTATGTGAACGTAGAGGCCAAACAAAATACGCCGGGCAGGAGAACTTGCGATTTGAATACTCCCGCCATTACGGCGTCGCGGCCCGAATTCATGCAAGGGGGTAACACGCTGGCCACCATTTGTCAGGAAGGTACCAACGGAACCAGTAACGGTTTGGACCAAATGATCGGCCTCGCCTCCGACTACAATATCGTCAACGCGAACATTTCTTATGAAATGGCGAATTTTGCGCCGCATCAATTACGTCTCAGCGCCGATTATGCGAAGAACATCGGGTTCGATAAAGAAGCGGTTAGCCGTTTGCTTAACGGTAATGTAGTGGAGCCTAAAACCAATGCTTGGCAATTTCGCGCCGATTATGGTTGGCGTATTGTCGAAAGACCCGGTCATTGGAATGTGTTTGCCGCTTATAAGTACGTCGAACGCGATGCCGTGCTGGACGCCTTTACCGATTCGGATTTTCATTTGGGAGGTACCAACGTCAAGGGTTGGTTTGTCGGCGGTAACTATGGTTTGATGAAAAACGTTTGGCTGACTGGGCGTTGGCTAACTGCCGATATCATCACTGGTCCTCCTTTCGGTATCGACGTGTTGCAAATTGATATCAACACCCGGTTTTAG
- a CDS encoding DbpA RNA binding domain-containing protein, which produces MHVHPRKLEKLKKRLQQVLSQENLQAHRQVIQQLNSELGIDPMDCAATLLYISQPHLFQNSAEPEISSATLPPVFKAPNYRNVRYRLDVGKNHRIDQEQLLAILIEESGVDRKRIARIDMRDSYTLVDLPDGMPADIFQLLSEATVQGHPLNIKRIKPNRRKFRDPKRANEQAQ; this is translated from the coding sequence ATGCACGTTCACCCCCGTAAGCTGGAAAAACTGAAAAAACGCCTGCAGCAGGTTCTCTCACAGGAAAATCTGCAGGCGCACCGGCAGGTTATCCAGCAACTCAACAGCGAATTGGGTATCGACCCCATGGACTGCGCCGCCACGTTGCTTTACATTAGCCAACCGCATTTATTTCAGAACTCCGCCGAACCGGAAATCTCGAGTGCGACCCTGCCGCCGGTATTTAAAGCGCCGAATTACCGTAATGTGCGCTACCGGCTTGATGTGGGCAAAAACCACCGAATCGATCAAGAACAATTGCTGGCGATACTCATCGAAGAATCCGGCGTCGACAGAAAACGCATTGCCCGTATCGACATGCGGGATAGTTATACCCTGGTCGACTTGCCTGACGGTATGCCGGCCGATATATTTCAATTACTCAGCGAAGCGACCGTGCAAGGCCACCCGCTGAATATCAAACGGATTAAACCTAACCGCCGTAAATTCCGAGATCCGAAACGGGCGAATGAGCAAGCCCAATAA
- a CDS encoding peptidylprolyl isomerase has product MADLPPVLAQTLDRIVAVVEDDVILERELNIEVAAIIQKLRSNNVTMPPEYVLRKQVLERMIIDKLQRQLAARSGIQVSDEMLRNSVADIASRNNMSVEAFKQELVRQGMDYKGFEENLRNEIIINQLRGREISSRIKVTDAEVNHYLETQSKAGSNTTQYHLGHILISVPSGASAGEIQKAKQKADQVVSELRNGKDFRETAISYSNDDNALKGGDLGWRSIGQIPTLFTELVPGMLQGDVSDPIRSPSGFHIIKMLETEGSAQHIVNKTKVRHILIKTNELVDDAEAQKRLLALKERIKDGDDFATLARAHSDDKGSAINGGSLDWVTPGALVPPFEDAMNKLEINQISNPIQTQFGWHLIQVLGRESQDDSEQFRKDKVRDEIRKRKIEEETELWLRRLRDEAYVEIELDRL; this is encoded by the coding sequence ATGGCCGACCTTCCTCCTGTTCTGGCGCAAACGCTGGATAGAATCGTGGCCGTCGTGGAAGACGACGTCATCTTGGAACGCGAACTGAATATTGAAGTAGCGGCGATCATCCAAAAATTGCGCAGTAATAATGTCACGATGCCGCCGGAATATGTGTTACGTAAGCAAGTGCTGGAGCGCATGATTATCGACAAGTTACAGAGGCAATTGGCCGCCCGTTCCGGCATTCAGGTGAGCGACGAAATGCTGCGTAACTCGGTTGCGGATATTGCCTCGCGTAACAATATGTCCGTGGAAGCTTTCAAGCAAGAACTCGTCAGGCAAGGCATGGATTACAAAGGTTTTGAGGAGAATCTGCGAAATGAGATTATCATCAATCAGCTAAGAGGCCGGGAAATCAGCTCCCGTATTAAGGTCACCGACGCAGAGGTTAACCATTATCTGGAAACCCAAAGCAAGGCCGGTTCGAATACTACCCAATATCATTTAGGCCATATTTTAATTTCAGTGCCGTCCGGCGCATCCGCCGGCGAGATACAAAAAGCCAAACAAAAGGCCGATCAAGTGGTGTCCGAACTGCGCAACGGGAAGGATTTCCGCGAAACCGCCATCAGTTATTCCAATGACGACAATGCTTTGAAAGGCGGCGATTTAGGCTGGCGCAGCATCGGCCAGATTCCGACCCTATTTACCGAACTGGTCCCTGGTATGTTGCAAGGCGATGTCTCCGACCCGATCCGCAGCCCCAGCGGTTTTCATATCATTAAAATGCTGGAAACCGAAGGCTCCGCGCAACACATTGTTAATAAAACCAAAGTGCGGCATATTCTGATCAAAACCAACGAACTGGTGGACGACGCCGAAGCCCAAAAACGCCTGCTGGCGCTTAAAGAACGCATCAAGGACGGCGACGACTTTGCCACCTTGGCGCGCGCGCATTCCGACGACAAAGGCTCCGCCATCAACGGCGGCTCGCTGGATTGGGTAACTCCCGGCGCGCTGGTACCGCCATTTGAAGACGCCATGAACAAACTGGAGATCAATCAAATCAGCAATCCGATACAAACCCAGTTCGGCTGGCACCTGATTCAGGTTTTGGGCCGGGAAAGCCAGGATGACAGCGAACAATTCAGGAAAGACAAAGTCAGAGACGAAATCCGCAAGCGTAAAATCGAAGAAGAAACCGAGTTATGGCTGCGTCGTCTGCGCGACGAAGCCTATGTGGAAATCGAACTGGACAGACTGTAA
- a CDS encoding LPS-assembly protein LptD, whose amino-acid sequence MFTFTEVATATNNAAWNCEQSKNGEWTCLNQGQANQEPAKPKIITTQKPPQAEQPAVATETPARQAEPVATQTTPAPAAVAEPAMQQASQPAAEKTLEPVAVKPQKPRVTYAENQKPTVETLPERSKPAATVAKNPGWTCQSGDAGNGNWNCNLVGPDPKGEAQPVADTETGTPWLTAFYDRQQERNFQILRGEFEQDPWQNCSNWSAKKRKITGTPGQSRENAATDVLSDFSEVFEGEILNFAGNVDLNRADQHLLADKASYDSVADTMDAQGNVIYSEDTLALAADTVSLSLDKDEARIRQAQFIEANAPFRGTAEVMYRDSKSLSRYHEASFTSCPPGNQDWIMHASRVKLNRESGHGSAKNAWLEFKGVPVLYTPYISFPVDNRRTSGLLAPTWSNTQRNGFDIAAPVYWNIAPNFDAVITPRYMQKRGEMLRSKFRYLTEASRGSLGAEILPDDQLRNKSRYSATFKDNTRFTEHLTSVTNLNYVSDKEYFNDMNNALGFQTNRFLPTTSYLYYSRPDVSISGGINHYQSVDKTITDAGMPYDILPRVNVNLSHNFDNMPLALAMENQYTHFYHTDLVNAQRLNLAPSVSFPLESSAGFFIPKITGQYTNYQLTNQTTANEPNSVSRFLPIFSADTGMTFEKQVSFGDKPYTHTLEPRLFYLYIPRKDQSNIPIFDTAAYDTNFYSLFRENRFSGLDRTQDANQITLAGTSRFIDSSTGLEPLKVSLGQIFYFQDRKVNLPGIPNQTSTTSNFIGELSGQITNHLSYTAGGQWDPEANGFSRGLAVLKYRNQPDEIFDIGYRYRRNTPNDQSSFINPLNNVTTQTAVGQTISQSDVSFRWPLAAGWYGLGRWQYSFNFGKTTESFIGIEKENCCWRLRVIGRRYINGATTANILAPDAKPENAVFVQLELKGLTGFGDQVDKFLQRNLNGYRPASYFED is encoded by the coding sequence TTGTTTACATTTACGGAAGTCGCCACAGCCACCAACAATGCCGCCTGGAATTGCGAGCAAAGTAAAAACGGCGAATGGACCTGTCTGAATCAAGGTCAAGCCAACCAGGAGCCGGCCAAACCCAAGATCATCACTACCCAAAAACCGCCTCAAGCCGAACAGCCGGCCGTGGCAACGGAAACGCCCGCTCGGCAGGCAGAACCGGTGGCGACCCAAACAACGCCCGCGCCGGCCGCCGTAGCGGAACCTGCCATGCAACAAGCCAGCCAGCCCGCGGCGGAAAAAACGCTGGAGCCTGTAGCGGTTAAACCGCAAAAACCGCGCGTCACCTATGCGGAAAATCAAAAGCCGACGGTAGAGACATTGCCCGAGCGCAGCAAGCCGGCGGCAACCGTGGCTAAAAATCCCGGCTGGACCTGCCAATCCGGAGACGCCGGCAACGGTAATTGGAATTGCAATCTGGTCGGCCCGGATCCCAAGGGTGAAGCTCAGCCGGTCGCAGACACCGAGACCGGCACACCTTGGCTCACAGCGTTCTATGACCGCCAACAGGAACGCAACTTTCAAATTCTGCGCGGCGAGTTCGAGCAGGACCCCTGGCAGAACTGCTCAAACTGGTCTGCCAAAAAACGTAAAATCACCGGCACTCCGGGGCAATCCCGCGAAAACGCCGCCACAGACGTTTTATCCGACTTTTCCGAGGTATTTGAGGGCGAAATCCTTAACTTCGCCGGCAATGTCGACCTGAACCGCGCCGACCAACATTTATTGGCCGATAAAGCCAGCTACGACAGCGTGGCGGATACCATGGACGCGCAGGGTAACGTGATTTACAGCGAAGACACTTTGGCGTTGGCCGCCGATACGGTATCGCTTAGTCTGGATAAAGACGAAGCCCGCATCAGACAAGCCCAATTCATTGAAGCAAACGCGCCTTTTAGAGGCACTGCGGAAGTAATGTATAGAGACAGTAAAAGCCTGTCCCGCTACCATGAAGCCAGCTTCACCAGTTGTCCGCCCGGCAATCAGGATTGGATCATGCATGCCTCGCGGGTTAAGCTGAACCGCGAGAGCGGACATGGGTCGGCGAAAAACGCCTGGCTGGAATTTAAAGGCGTACCGGTTTTATATACGCCCTATATTTCATTTCCGGTCGACAACCGGCGTACCAGCGGCCTTTTAGCGCCGACCTGGTCCAACACCCAGCGTAACGGCTTCGACATCGCGGCCCCGGTATATTGGAACATAGCACCCAATTTCGACGCCGTCATTACGCCGCGTTACATGCAAAAACGCGGCGAAATGCTACGCAGCAAATTCCGCTATTTAACCGAAGCCTCTCGCGGCAGTTTGGGGGCAGAAATACTTCCCGACGACCAACTCCGAAACAAAAGCCGTTATTCGGCCACCTTTAAAGACAACACCCGCTTTACCGAGCACTTAACGTCGGTCACCAACTTAAATTACGTATCGGACAAAGAATATTTTAACGATATGAACAATGCGCTGGGTTTTCAAACCAACCGTTTCCTGCCCACCACATCATATTTGTATTATAGCCGCCCGGACGTGTCTATTTCCGGCGGCATCAACCACTATCAATCGGTGGATAAAACCATCACCGACGCGGGTATGCCATACGACATCCTGCCGCGGGTCAATGTTAATCTCAGCCACAACTTCGACAACATGCCGTTGGCGCTGGCCATGGAAAACCAGTACACGCATTTTTATCACACCGACTTGGTAAATGCGCAGCGTTTGAATCTGGCGCCGTCGGTGAGTTTTCCGCTGGAATCCAGCGCGGGATTTTTCATTCCCAAGATCACCGGTCAATACACTAATTATCAACTGACCAACCAAACGACCGCTAACGAGCCGAATAGTGTCAGCCGCTTCTTGCCGATCTTCTCGGCCGATACCGGGATGACCTTTGAAAAACAGGTCAGTTTCGGCGACAAACCCTACACGCATACGCTGGAACCCCGGTTGTTTTATTTGTACATTCCGCGCAAGGATCAAAGCAACATTCCTATTTTCGATACAGCGGCCTACGATACAAACTTTTACAGTTTGTTCAGGGAAAACCGCTTCAGCGGCCTGGACCGCACTCAAGACGCCAACCAAATCACGCTGGCCGGCACATCGCGTTTTATCGATTCGAGCACAGGCCTGGAACCGCTGAAAGTCAGCCTGGGACAGATTTTTTATTTCCAGGATAGAAAGGTCAATTTACCCGGCATTCCCAACCAGACCAGTACCACGTCGAATTTCATCGGCGAGCTGTCCGGGCAAATCACCAATCACCTGTCCTACACGGCAGGCGGACAGTGGGACCCGGAGGCCAATGGCTTTTCCCGAGGCTTGGCGGTACTTAAATACCGTAACCAGCCGGATGAGATCTTTGACATCGGTTACCGTTATCGCCGCAATACGCCGAATGATCAGTCATCGTTTATCAACCCTTTGAATAATGTGACAACCCAAACGGCGGTCGGACAAACCATTTCGCAAAGCGACGTTTCCTTCCGCTGGCCGCTGGCCGCCGGCTGGTACGGTCTGGGGCGCTGGCAATACTCGTTCAACTTCGGCAAAACCACCGAAAGCTTTATCGGTATCGAAAAAGAAAACTGCTGCTGGCGTTTACGCGTGATAGGCCGCCGTTATATCAACGGTGCCACCACCGCCAACATCTTGGCACCGGATGCCAAACCGGAAAATGCTGTATTCGTGCAACTGGAATTAAAAGGCTTGACCGGTTTCGGCGACCAGGTGGACAAATTCCTGCAGCGCAACCTGAACGGCTACCGCCCCGCCAGCTATTTTGAAGATTAA
- a CDS encoding aminoglycoside phosphotransferase family protein, whose protein sequence is MCYPSLDPRADTLISWLTDDLGLQILQVEPASSDASFRRYFRVKHADGCHVVMDAPPERENTAPFIRNAALLQTAGLHVPAIYQQNLEQGFLLLEDLGSQNFLDTLKPDNADALYRSALDSLFKLQQAVDPSRCGLPAYDRALLSRELAIFYEWFLDKRLGIVLPSALRQALDDCLIDSALQQPQVCVHRDYHSRNLMVLDEESPGVIDFQDAVIGPITYDVVSLLRDCYIRWPVQQVVDWLELYYQRLLAAGMVNCDFRQFKGWFDLMGLQRHLKAIGIFSRLQLRDDKPAYLADIPRTMAYVGEVCRHYPELAEFNGFLEHQVLPVYQARL, encoded by the coding sequence ATGTGCTATCCCTCTTTAGATCCGCGCGCAGATACCCTCATATCATGGTTAACCGACGATCTCGGTCTGCAAATATTACAGGTTGAACCCGCTTCCAGCGATGCCAGTTTCAGGCGTTATTTCCGTGTTAAGCATGCCGATGGTTGCCATGTTGTCATGGATGCACCGCCGGAAAGGGAAAATACCGCGCCTTTCATTCGCAACGCCGCATTGCTGCAAACAGCCGGGCTGCACGTGCCGGCTATTTATCAACAAAACCTCGAGCAAGGTTTTTTATTGTTGGAAGATTTAGGCAGCCAAAATTTTCTGGATACGCTAAAGCCGGATAACGCAGATGCGTTATACCGGTCGGCACTGGATAGCCTGTTCAAATTGCAACAGGCCGTCGACCCGTCCCGTTGCGGTTTGCCGGCCTACGATCGGGCCCTGTTGAGTCGGGAACTGGCGATATTTTACGAGTGGTTTTTAGACAAGCGACTGGGTATCGTCCTGCCGTCCGCACTCAGGCAGGCCTTGGACGACTGCCTGATCGATTCCGCGTTGCAACAGCCGCAAGTCTGCGTGCACCGCGATTACCATTCCCGCAACCTGATGGTGTTGGACGAGGAATCCCCGGGTGTGATCGATTTTCAGGATGCGGTGATCGGCCCAATTACCTACGACGTGGTGTCCTTGTTGCGGGATTGTTATATTCGCTGGCCGGTGCAACAGGTGGTCGACTGGCTGGAACTATACTACCAACGGCTGTTGGCGGCCGGGATGGTAAATTGCGATTTCCGGCAATTCAAAGGCTGGTTCGACTTGATGGGTCTGCAACGCCATTTAAAAGCCATCGGTATCTTTTCCCGCTTGCAGTTACGCGACGATAAACCCGCTTATTTGGCCGACATTCCCCGCACCATGGCTTATGTCGGTGAGGTGTGCCGGCATTACCCGGAATTGGCGGAATTTAACGGTTTTCTGGAACATCAAGTGCTTCCAGTCTATCAGGCCCGCTTATGA